The nucleotide sequence TAGGAAACCGTCATTAACTCCATTAGGGGACTATGTAGATCACACGCATTGACAGACTCACTGGGAGCATTGGCTTCGAAATCGATGACGCTGAGGGAGCACTTGGGCGAGCTAAAGCAGAGAGTGAAGGCAGTCGCGATTGCTTACATCGCGAGCATGGCTTTCTGGCTGCTTTTCCCGGCGGCGGCCTTCGACCCGAGCGCCCTTTTTACGGGATTGTACAAGCCGATGATCGCCTTCGTGTTGGATAACGCGGCAAGTCTTGCGGCGGGCAGGGTGACGATCATATCAGGGAGTCTGACCGCACCGTTGGAGATATACTTCCTGGCCTCGGCAGTCATGGCTTTGGTCACATCAAGCCCTGTGTTTGGTTACGAGATTTTCAAATTCGTCGACCCGGCCCTCTATCCCAACGAAAAGAAACTCCTAGGAAGGTTCATGACGGCTTTCATTGGCCTTTTTGTGGGCGGAGCAGCAATCGGGTACTTCCTCCTTACTCCGGCCATCATCCGGTTCATGACCTATTTTGCACTGGTCTTTGGCATATCGCCCGTTGTCACGGCTAGCGATTACTTTGGAATGGTCTTCATCACAGTTGGGGCGGCGGCGATAGCCTTCACAACTCCTGCTGTCTTTGTGCTCCTAGTCCAGTTCGGGATCCTTTCGAGCACCGCTCTTACAAAAAACAGGCTGATAGTCTACTTGGGTCTGTACGTCTTGATAGCTGCATTGACGCCTGAGCCCGTAGTAGGGCACTTCGGGATGTTCTTTCCCATAGTAATAATGCTCGAAATCTCAGCCATAATAGCCAGAAGGATTGAGAAGAAAAGAATACAAAGACCCGCAGGGGAAGCTTTCGGAAAGGAAAAAGACAGATGCGCCTCTTGCGGATGGCGGCTAGACGAAAACAAACAGTTCTGTCCTAATTGCGGACGCGCGTGGGTGTAGTGCCCCGAGTGCGAGCAATCCTGTTGACAAGCTCGAAGAGCTGCACGTTGTGACCAGTGTTGGCATCGCTGAACCTAGGCGCGGACTGACGGAAGTCATTCGCCCCTCGCCCTGCTCAGGGCCCTGGCGATGTCCGGAATCTTCTGCGGCCCCCACAGAAAGATGACTTCGACGATGACACCGATCACAATCCACTGTAGCGGGTCTCCTGACGCCATGCTTCTCGAGTTTTCGGCCGTCTTGGTTTATCCAAGGACCCGAGAGGCAACGATGGCACCCCATGAAGCGAGACGATAGCGTTTTAACGGCCCAAGGGACGGCAGAACTGTTTGCCGCTGTCTGAGTCGGTCTCGAATTACTGGAAGCTCACGAAACCCAGGATATGGGCTTTGCTCGTTTTCACGGGGTTCGTCGCCATGCTTGTGGCCTACAGGGAGACCGGAGTCTCCCCGTCTCTGTTCCAGATTCTCGTCCTGGTTGCCGCTCTGACTCTCGGCTCCGCCTCCGCTGACGTCCTGACGAACTATCACGACCGAGACATAGACAGCGTCATGAAGAGGACGATGGGGAGGCCGCTCCCGAGCGGGAAGATAGCTCCTGGGAATGCGCTCGTGTTCGGCCTAACAATGGCAGTCCTGTCTGTGCTTCTCGCGGGCTGGTTTAACCTTCTTTCTGCGACGTTCATGCTGATTGGACTCGTTGACAACATCGTAGTCTACTCTCTCGTGCTGAAGCGGAGGAGTTGGCTGAACATAATCCTAGGCGGCATCTCGGGAGGGATGCCTGTGCTAGTCGGGTACGCAGCTGTGGCAGACGGTGTCTCGCCAATCGCTCTCTACATGTCGGCCCTCGTAATAGTGTGGATACCGACCCACATCTGGAGCCTAGCAATAGTTAGCAAGGAGGACTACAGGGCCGCCAGGGTGCCTATGCTCCCCGTGGTGTTCGGAGACAAAGTGGGAACGGTCTGCATAGCCGCGACCAGCGCGCTGCTTGCAGTCTTCTCAGTGGCGATCTTCCTGTTCACAACAATCAGCATCTTCTACACAGTCGCCGCGACAGTCCTGAGTGCCGCAGTCATGGGCTACAGCGCGAAGCTTGCCATAGACAGGAACGTGAACACGGCCTGGACCCTGTTCAAGATAACGAGCCCCTACCTCACGGTCATCTTCCTCGTGCTCGGCATCACAGTCTGGTTACCCCGATGAGCTGAGAATGCGCGGCTTTTGCGCTGTTAGTAAACCACATTTGA is from Nitrososphaerales archaeon and encodes:
- a CDS encoding heme o synthase; its protein translation is MPLSESVSNYWKLTKPRIWALLVFTGFVAMLVAYRETGVSPSLFQILVLVAALTLGSASADVLTNYHDRDIDSVMKRTMGRPLPSGKIAPGNALVFGLTMAVLSVLLAGWFNLLSATFMLIGLVDNIVVYSLVLKRRSWLNIILGGISGGMPVLVGYAAVADGVSPIALYMSALVIVWIPTHIWSLAIVSKEDYRAARVPMLPVVFGDKVGTVCIAATSALLAVFSVAIFLFTTISIFYTVAATVLSAAVMGYSAKLAIDRNVNTAWTLFKITSPYLTVIFLVLGITVWLPR
- a CDS encoding twin-arginine translocase TatA/TatE family subunit, with product MASGDPLQWIVIGVIVEVIFLWGPQKIPDIARALSRARGE
- a CDS encoding twin-arginine translocase subunit TatC codes for the protein MTDSLGALASKSMTLREHLGELKQRVKAVAIAYIASMAFWLLFPAAAFDPSALFTGLYKPMIAFVLDNAASLAAGRVTIISGSLTAPLEIYFLASAVMALVTSSPVFGYEIFKFVDPALYPNEKKLLGRFMTAFIGLFVGGAAIGYFLLTPAIIRFMTYFALVFGISPVVTASDYFGMVFITVGAAAIAFTTPAVFVLLVQFGILSSTALTKNRLIVYLGLYVLIAALTPEPVVGHFGMFFPIVIMLEISAIIARRIEKKRIQRPAGEAFGKEKDRCASCGWRLDENKQFCPNCGRAWV